A portion of the Papilio machaon chromosome Z, ilPapMach1.1, whole genome shotgun sequence genome contains these proteins:
- the LOC106717308 gene encoding forkhead box protein L2 isoform X5, with the protein MNDLPPTAYPTDTRRMQLYSHAHIHPTELSIHAVSTHELLKPKDEPSYSLAPSANLCTGGMQHTGSSPYDNRTCIQENNGVNANNSQSVKSDEELSRVYQTLTMPGLSRDDTANSNSSDTKIKSKSTTPSSPGGSSSEIKPQTTTPTSQALTKPPFSYVALITMAIENSQSKRATLSEIYAYITKEFPFFEKNKKGWQNSIRHNLSLNECFIKVPREGGGERKGNYWTLDPQCRGMFEGGNYKRRRRMKRPFRATPYTKTLFGDGYHVTHVAQHAHMQSLPLSARNYFGSSSPYPPSYPRYDTTWLTQPPGGLNYASACGGMGRSPPSSSHTSLPHQPSPVSVNPFASHQLQGQLQNPLQPMQSMSMNTYNQIGVGLDGSPSPGPGYGPPGAFSPTRHHDIVTSSDGTAARFSFWPEGGLSWQQPGCEIPDDVPREPEEDAGSPSPNAGYVPSSSYSPTRRHEVVTSSETAGRFSFWPDVGVKEEASSSLMSNGAPYSKCFM; encoded by the exons GAGCTGTCGATCCATGCAGTTTCTACGCACGAACTTCTGAAGCCGAAAGATGAGCCTTCATATTCACTGGCACCGTCTGCTAACCTGTGTACAGGAGGCATGCAACATACAG GTTCGTCGCCGTACGACAACCGGACCTGTATCCAAGAAAACAATGGCGTTAATGCGAACAACTCCCAGAGTGTGAAATCTGACGAGGAACTATCGCGAGTGTATCAAACACTCACAATGCCAGGACTTTCCCGAGACGATACCGCTAACTCCAACAG CAGCGACacgaaaattaaatcaaagtcCACGACGCCATCAAGCCCCGGAGGAAGCTCTTCGGAAATAAAGCCACAGACGACTACGCCAACGTCGCAAGCATTGACGAAACCACCTTTTTCATACGTGGCCTTAATAACAATGGCCATTGAAAACAGCCAATCTAAACGGGCGACGCTTAGTGAGATTTACGCGTACATAACTAAAGAATTCCCGTTTTTCGAAAAGAATAAGAAAGGTTGGCAGAATTCTATAAGACATAACTTAAGTCTTAACGAGTGCTTTATTAAGGTGCCACGAGAAGGCGGTGGGGAAAGGAAGGGGAATTATTGGACTCTTG ATCCGCAATGCAGGGGAATGTTCGAGGGAGGCAACTACAAGCGGCGTCGCAGGATGAAGCGACCTTTCCGGGCAACGCCGTACACGAAGACGTTATTCGGTGACGGCTACCACGTGACTCACGTCGCTCAGCACGCCCATATGCAATCTCTGCCGTTGAGCGCCAGGAATTACTTCGGTTCAAGTTCGCCGTATCCACCATCCTATCCGAGATATGATAC GACATGGCTAACCCAGCCACCGGGAGGTTTAAACTACGCGAGCGCGTGCGGTGGCATGGGTAGGAGTCCTCCAAGCTCCTCTCATACTTCTTTGCCTCACCAGCCGTCACCCGTCTCTGTCAATCCGTTCGCTTCGCATCAACTACAGGGACAG CTTCAAAACCCTCTGCAACCGATGCAGTCTATGTCCATGAACACTTACAACCAAATAGGAGTCGGTCTGg ACGGTTCCCCGAGTCCAGGACCAGGATATGGGCCGCCGGGTGCATTTTCACCAACACGACACCACGACATTGTGACATCATCTGATGGCACCGCTGCTAGATTCTCATTCTGGCCAGAAG GTGGACTAAGTTGGCAACAGCCTGGTTGCGAGATACCTGACGACGTGCCGAGAGAACCTGAAGAAGACG CGGGCTCACCCAGTCCCAACGCTGGTTACGTACCATCGAGCAGTTACTCTCCAACCCGCCGCCACGAAGTAGTCACGTCCTCGGAAACCGCAGGACGATTCTCCTTCTGGCCGGAtg ttggTGTGAAAGAAGAAGCATCGTCGAGTCTCATGTCCAACGGGGCACCATATTcgaaatgttttatgtaa